In one Andrena cerasifolii isolate SP2316 chromosome 2, iyAndCera1_principal, whole genome shotgun sequence genomic region, the following are encoded:
- the LOC143378655 gene encoding methionine aminopeptidase 1 produces the protein MALAYGMCETPGCKTMASLQCPTCLKIGIQGSYFCTQDCFKRSWKKHKVIHQLAKGTGGDNSSNEYNPWPSYHYTGKLRPHKKEPRREVPDSIKRPDYATHPTGVPVSEQAVRGSAQIKVLDDEEIEGMRVACKLGREVLDEAARTCDVGVTTAEIDKAVHEACIERDCYPSPLNYYQFPASCCTSVNEVICHGIPDSRPLQDGDVCNVDVTVYHNGFHGDLNETFLVGTVKPKVRKLVDVTYECLSKAIDIVRPGEKYREIGNIIQKHAQAHGFSVVRSYCGHGIHRLFHTAPSVPHYAKNKAVGVMKPGHCFTIEPMISQGTWRDEMWPDNWTAVTADGQWSAQFEHTLLVTETGCDILTKRFTHDGKPWFMDRS, from the exons ATGGCACTCGCCTACGGTATGTGCGAAACTCCCGGCTGCAAAACTATGGCCAGCCTTCAATGTCCGACCTGTCTGAAAATTGGGATACAAGGCTCATATTTCTGTACCCAG GATTGCTTCAAACGGAGCTGGAAGAAACATAAAGTTATTCATCAGTTAGCAA AGGGTACAGGTGGAGATAACTCTTCCAACGAGTATAACCCATGGCCTTCCTATCATTACACTGGTAAATTACGCCCTCATAAGAAAGAACCTCGCCGAGAAGTACCGGACAGTATCAAACGTCCAGATTACGCTACGCATCCCACTGGTGTCCCCGTGAGCGAGCAAGCAGTACGAGGTTCTGCTCAGATAAAAGTCCTCGACGATGAGGAAATCGAGGGCATGCGAGTGGCTTGTAAA CTCGGGCGTGAAGTTTTGGACGAAGCTGCACGCACCTGCGACGTAGGCGTGACAACGGCTGAGATCGATAAAGCAGTCCACGAGGCTTGTATCGAAAGAGACTGTTATCCATCTCCGCTGAATTATTATCAGTTCCCAGCTAGTTGCTGCACTTCTGTGAACGAAGTGATCTGCCATGGAATTCCTGATAGCAGGCCGCTGCAAGATGGAGATGTTTGCAATG TGGACGTAACTGTGTATCATAACGGCTTTCATGGTGACTTAAACGAAACGTTTCTGGTCGGCACTGTGAAGCCCAAAGTGAGGAAATTGGTAGATGTTACATACGAGTGTTTGTCGAAAGCTATCGACATCGTACGGCCTGGTGAGAAGTACAGGGAAATTGGAAACATAATTCAGAAACATGCTCAGGCACATGGGTTCAGTGTGGTGCGCAGTTACTGCGGCCACGGTATTCACCGTTTATTCCACACTGCGCCAAGTGTGCCTCACTATGCCA AAAACAAAGCGGTTGGCGTGATGAAGCCAGGACATTGCTTTACTATAGAGCCAATGATATCTCAAGGTACATGGAGGGATGAAATGTGGCCTGACAATTGGACCGCAGTTACTGCAGATGGCCAATGGTCAGCACAGTTCGAGCACACGCTATTAGTTACCGAAACTGGTTGCGATATTCTAACAAAGAGATTCACGCATGATGGCAAGCCGTGGTTCATGGACCGATCATAG
- the LOC143366101 gene encoding E3 ubiquitin-protein ligase MIB1-like isoform X2 — MRVLLSKLPRPWIVDEKKDDGYTALHLAALNNHVEVAEQLARAGKADLDLQNVNLQTALHLAVERQHTQIVRLLVREGANLNVADKDGDTPLHEALRYHTLSQLRQLQDVQDVGRLLMGLGAQGQDKKSSSFIACFLAAHGADLELKNKKGQTPLDLCPDPNLCKTLTTCHKDRESHSIEPSAPSATIDECLVCSDGKREMLFSPCGHVACCNTCAPRVRKCLICRENVMSRLKIEECVVCSDRKAGVLFRPCGHMCACESCAALMKKCVQCRAQIQHMVPLSVCCGGGGTITEVKSDSEEEPTTSKQATGGGEPIMNNGSIDKTLSDIEKLEQQLQDIKEQTMCPVCLDRLKNMIFLCGHGTCQMCGDRMSECPICRKAVDRRILLY; from the exons ATGCGGGTGCTCCTCTCGAAACTTCCGCGACCATGGATAGTTGACGAGAAAAAGGACGATGGCTACACGGCCCTTCACCTGGCTGCCCTCAACAATCATGTCGAAGTCGCTGAACAGTTGGCACGTGCCGGGAAAGCCGACCTGGATTTGCAAAATGTCAATTTGCAGACAGCGCTGCACCTCGCTGTCGAGCGACAGCACACGCAGATCGTTCGT CTGCTGGTGCGCGAAGGCGCCAACTTGAACGTGGCGGACAAGGATGGCGACACGCCTCTTCACGAAGCCTTGAGATATCACACGTTGTCGCAGCTGCGACAGCTGCAGGATGTTCAGGACGTAGGACGCCTCCTGATGGGCCTTGGCGCGCAGGGCCAGGACAAGAAGAGCAGCTCTTTCATTGCCTGCTTCCTGGCTGCCCACGGAGCCGATCTGGAACTTAAGAACAAAAAGGGACAGACACCTCTTGACCTATGCCCGGACCCGAATCTCTGCAAGACGCTTACTACCTGCCACAAGGACCGAGAATC ACACAGTATCGAACCGTCAGCTCCATCAGCGACGATCGACGAGTGTTTGGTCTGCTCGGATGGAAAACGCGAAATGCTCTTCAGCCCCTGCGGACATGTAGCTTGTTGCAACACTTGTGCACCGAGGGTAAGGAAATGTCTGATCTGCAGGGAGAACGTTATGTCGAGACTGAAG ATCGAAGAGTGCGTCGTTTGTTCCGACCGCAAAGCCGGCGTACTGTTTCGCCCATGCGGGCATATGTGCGCTTGCGAAAGCTGCGCTGCCCTTATGAAGAAGTGCGTCCAATGCAGGGCTCAAATTCAACACATGGTGCCACTATCAGTTTGCTGTGGCGGAGGAG GTACCATCACAGAAGTTAAGAGCGATTCGGAAGAGGAACCAACAACAAGTAAGCAAGCTACCGGAGGTGGTGAGCCTATTATGAACAATGGAAGTATTGATAAAACTCTCAGTGATATAGAGAAACTCGAACAGCAGCTGCAGGACATCAAAGAACAG ACCATGTGCCCAGTTTGCCTGGATCGTTTGAAGAACATGATATTCCTATGCGGCCACGGAACCTGCCAAATGTGCGGTGACCGGATGTCGGAGTGTCCTATATGCCGGAAGGCAGTGGACAGGCGAATTCTACTGTACTGA
- the LOC143366101 gene encoding E3 ubiquitin-protein ligase MIB1-like isoform X1 — protein MRVLLSKLPRPWIVDEKKDDGYTALHLAALNNHVEVAEQLARAGKADLDLQNVNLQTALHLAVERQHTQIVRLLVREGANLNVADKDGDTPLHEALRYHTLSQLRQLQDVQDVGRLLMGLGAQGQDKKSSSFIACFLAAHGADLELKNKKGQTPLDLCPDPNLCKTLTTCHKDRESHSIEPSAPSATIDECLVCSDGKREMLFSPCGHVACCNTCAPRVRKCLICRENVMSRLKIEECVVCSDRKAGVLFRPCGHMCACESCAALMKKCVQCRAQIQHMVPLSVCCGGGGDVTYVKGCNTSGTITEVKSDSEEEPTTSKQATGGGEPIMNNGSIDKTLSDIEKLEQQLQDIKEQTMCPVCLDRLKNMIFLCGHGTCQMCGDRMSECPICRKAVDRRILLY, from the exons ATGCGGGTGCTCCTCTCGAAACTTCCGCGACCATGGATAGTTGACGAGAAAAAGGACGATGGCTACACGGCCCTTCACCTGGCTGCCCTCAACAATCATGTCGAAGTCGCTGAACAGTTGGCACGTGCCGGGAAAGCCGACCTGGATTTGCAAAATGTCAATTTGCAGACAGCGCTGCACCTCGCTGTCGAGCGACAGCACACGCAGATCGTTCGT CTGCTGGTGCGCGAAGGCGCCAACTTGAACGTGGCGGACAAGGATGGCGACACGCCTCTTCACGAAGCCTTGAGATATCACACGTTGTCGCAGCTGCGACAGCTGCAGGATGTTCAGGACGTAGGACGCCTCCTGATGGGCCTTGGCGCGCAGGGCCAGGACAAGAAGAGCAGCTCTTTCATTGCCTGCTTCCTGGCTGCCCACGGAGCCGATCTGGAACTTAAGAACAAAAAGGGACAGACACCTCTTGACCTATGCCCGGACCCGAATCTCTGCAAGACGCTTACTACCTGCCACAAGGACCGAGAATC ACACAGTATCGAACCGTCAGCTCCATCAGCGACGATCGACGAGTGTTTGGTCTGCTCGGATGGAAAACGCGAAATGCTCTTCAGCCCCTGCGGACATGTAGCTTGTTGCAACACTTGTGCACCGAGGGTAAGGAAATGTCTGATCTGCAGGGAGAACGTTATGTCGAGACTGAAG ATCGAAGAGTGCGTCGTTTGTTCCGACCGCAAAGCCGGCGTACTGTTTCGCCCATGCGGGCATATGTGCGCTTGCGAAAGCTGCGCTGCCCTTATGAAGAAGTGCGTCCAATGCAGGGCTCAAATTCAACACATGGTGCCACTATCAGTTTGCTGTGGCGGAGGAGGTGATGTCACTTACGTTAAGGGATGCAATACTTCAG GTACCATCACAGAAGTTAAGAGCGATTCGGAAGAGGAACCAACAACAAGTAAGCAAGCTACCGGAGGTGGTGAGCCTATTATGAACAATGGAAGTATTGATAAAACTCTCAGTGATATAGAGAAACTCGAACAGCAGCTGCAGGACATCAAAGAACAG ACCATGTGCCCAGTTTGCCTGGATCGTTTGAAGAACATGATATTCCTATGCGGCCACGGAACCTGCCAAATGTGCGGTGACCGGATGTCGGAGTGTCCTATATGCCGGAAGGCAGTGGACAGGCGAATTCTACTGTACTGA